DNA sequence from the Rhizoctonia solani chromosome 10, complete sequence genome:
gctagtaggacgggagtatgggtgggggacgccagagcgtgtggatggaataattggaaacggcgtgggggaataggtgcctgatgcaggacttatgagcggttttttgtgtagtgtgtgggcgctaaacctttgcgtcaagcacctagcgttgaatagtccctacaacaaatcaacagatctggcaatcgtgatatgagcgggttttctacaagcgggtgtttcagctgactaaggtcgctaactactgtgttccggcaaaacacgtggtacgCGGGGGATCAGAActcgtctgccttgtagcaatttggtactacgtgggggtgggggatttttgattattatatcccgcaaagtagccccaatcacgtgatttcccttgtgctagtacagggagtcttctccttgtcgatcaagcctacaacaagtcaatttttacaatgtcgtacaccactgtaaggtgggtacacgctggtgaaggcaggcgcttgtggccgtactactacacagggttatgtaatctaactatgtaaggctatctactactGACTAggtcgcttaaggcaacaactaactatctacggGTAAcgcgagggggccttaggcctggaggtgtgatgagtaaaggTAGGGGGATTGCGTTagcagaacttctgggggccggctacttagctggctggggcctcctcaatggatatgagacgaggtaaaaatcgacttggtgtctccaagcgatttccctgctgtatatatagacaaagcacactatctacatggtctgtgcgcgtgagagaaagaagtaactaagacaaatgagaagcgtgctgcgggctgcgcagaagcgtggatttctcctaagcgcccttggcacggcatctcggcgcggcatctcggcataataagcgccgagatcacgtgatcgaaaaacaaaagatatcaagtccgtaaaaaatactaaaaatatcagaaaaatcgtgcgagtccaatggtatatgttaggaggttataacatgcagccacaagataggatcttgaataataaatactacaaacaagagaaatattacttgttactgtttatctactcagctgaatttatatatatttaaatgagtgagaaaacagcatatatgctaaagatattgcatattaagggtattcctgaggtttataggttttgcaaaggttacaattggatagagggaccttgaaaaccttagtttgcatcttaatctcatttatttactgtaagattacttgtgtaattaataaaataagtacagattataaaaggaatgtcatatccataacactgTCTATgatgagagacaaggtaaaatcagcTTGGgggttccaagcaattttccttcTGTTTATATAACAAAGAGACTAACTACAAAGCAGTCTGTGTGCATGAGAAGAGAAGTGTCTGTGAGAAAaaggaagtgtgctgcaggctgtgcagaagcatggattactcctaagtgcccttggcatggcatcttggcacagcatcttggcatgataagcgccaagatcatgtgactgaaaaacaacagataacaagtccataaaaaatagtaaaaatatcagaaaaaggaggcaattctaatggtatatgttaagggagtgtaacagaGCTATTGCATTACAAGAAGCAGGCACTATATGCACAGAAACTATAGGTCAATCAAGAACTCTCTGCTATCTTTGATTGAGCTCCTTCATGCATTCTGAAGGCCCTTGCACTTTCAAAGCAAGGATATCTTTATGACTCTACTCCATACCAGTGCATGCAAGAACCACAATGTGGAGAATTAAAGGGCAAGTGTCTGTTTGAAAGCTGCAAGAACTCCCAAGGAATGGAACATCTCACTGCAAGAAGCTATAACATAAATGCATGGAATCAGAGAAATGTGAAGGAGGCATCAACAGTGCATGTTAACTTGACATAGTGATTATTTTGAATCATACTCATTAGCAGAATGATGATGGACCAGAAGATTTCTGCATTTGTTTCTATCTTCACATTGggttatggatatatgcacaatcACACACTGGGTAATAATTGATGGGGCTGAACTCCACTGCACAGGGTATGTGCAAGATTATTAGAAGCAGGTACTTACTACAAGAAGAACATGGGCCCAAGCTTCCCCTTCAAATTACCTGCTGTAAGACATCCCGTTGGCTATATAGACATATGTTCTTGCCAGTAAATTTAGCGTGTGAAGTGGATCTACCAAAGTCTAGCCTCCTTCTATCTGACAAGGGTCCAGCCCCCAGTAAACCAAACAGACCATGCACTTGGGAATGACGTATTTAACCCAGTCCCTGGGGATGTCTATTGGAATTGAAAACTTGGGTTTGATTCCTGCAACTGAGAGCGGATCTCATTCATAGGGTTATCCTGAGGTTCAAAGTTAATTATACCTTTGCCTGGAGCGCTCATCCAAGTGATGCTCCCATGGTTTGATTGCATCTCCTAATTATATAATAGATTTTGATGCAAGCCAAAGCAAGACACGATTGTAGTTTTGTGTGATACACCACTGGTGCTCCCGCAGGTTTGAGCTGGAATGCTCAGCCAGCCCTTGGAACCCATATCTAAATCCATACAAAAGTTTCAAATCGGTGTCGTGTATTAAGCCAAACGGGCAGTACGGTGTACATACATCATGGAGATTGTAATGAGCAACGCCAATTTGAACGCAGACGTGTATATAAATCGCTGATAAGGTTATAAACCGGGTCCAGAACGGGTTGCGAACGGGTCCGGGACCCGCCTGGAGGCTTCGGTGTCGGGTGAGTCGGTTCTCTGTCAGCTCGAAGGGGTGTAGGGGTTTAAATACAAAATATACATTAAAGAAAAAACAATCGATTGACCCAAAACGAGCAAACAAAATCGTCACGCTCCGTGTGCCTGTGGACAAACGACATAAAGCCAATCGAGTAAAAGGACAAAACGAATATCTGGGACTCGGAAACGCGCCATGAGCTGCGGTGCCCGGATTTGAGCCCTTACACCCCTTCGAGCTGACAGAGAACCGACTCACCCGACACCAAAGCCTCCAGGCGGGTCCCGGACCCGTTCGCAACCCGTTCTGGACCCGGTTTATAACCTTATCAGCGATTTATATACACGTCTGCGTTCAAATTGGCGTTGCTCAATAAATGCGGCTTCCTTCAAAATGGAGTTTTGCATGACTATGGATCCACGACTTAACCCTGCTCGTATAGATACACCCCTGGCACAGAAGCACATGGTTGAATCTAGTTCAGGTTTCCAACAGGTAGGTTGAACAGGTCTCCGCACATGTTGAGTTTGGGTCGACTCTAGATCTGGATGTGGGCACGTTGTCGCAATCCGGGTGTACTCACTCGAATGGATTGGTAACACCCTACGGGTACTATATTCACTTGCGCAGGTCCGTTGATTTCCCTTTAATGTAGGAGTGATCACTTCGGTTATGCTTCACAATTTGGCATAAGTTTCTTTCAAGCGTGTTATGACAGCATAAAGCGGTGCTTCGGTCAAAGCTCGCAGGTATTTATTTTACCAAGAGCTAGGGATAGAAATAGGACACGAATAGCCTCTTCCTAATGAGCTGGGACCAGGGTGAGCTCGTTATTCCGATACTCAAAGTTCAGCCAAGCTTAAAGgtccatacttggtgcaGACCGTAACTTGTCGGTTGAACTATCCGACTTGGCATTTTACGCGACTAGATAACTTCAGTATTGCTGCACAAGTACAGTGTACTCCTTCAGATTCCCCGGGCATGACGGATATCTACCAATCACCATGTGCCACCTCTATTTTGGCTTCGATTCCCACTGGATCTGAGATGAACTGTAATGAAGATTTCCTTCCGGCATTATGCATAGACCACGGACTTCCTGTTTCAACTGAAATATGTGGAATGTAAGCCACCAGTTTCTTAACCGCCATGAGCTTGATTAGCTGACATGTAGACATTAAGCACCGCTAGCACAACGTCTGTTGACCCAACGATAGACCACACATTGGAGACCCTTGACACGTATCAATCGCCAATGGTTGGTAATCTTAGTACGTGCGAACCCGGTTAGATCTAGAACGAGTAACGAGTTAATGTCAATCCGCTCGCTTAATGGGTTGCACCCCGACTTGTCCCGGTTGCTAATCTACCATCACCAAACACCCAGAGGAAGACGTTCATCAGGTTCAAACAAACAGCGATGTTAGTATCTTGGCCGCTACCACTTCCGAAATCAGATATCGCGAGGTGTATGCGTCACTGGACCATATGCAAGCTCATAGTTCTGGGAAGATCAAAGTCTGCCGGCCGTCCGGCGTTCGGTGGAATGAAACCGTGCAGTGAGTCTAGTCGATAACTATTGGCTCCGGTTATAACACTGTAtagttgcgcatatattagTCCGATCACGGGGTGTCGGTGTGGGGTGAGGTTGAACAGGGGACCCGACTTGGAAAGGCATTTGTAAGTGACATCCCCGATGGCGTTCAGAGCTACGATTAAGGAGGATATCTTTCAATAAAGACGCACCGTTCATCTGCGGGAAGAGGTAAGCGTATTTCATATCTGCTATCAATGTCATTGGGGGTCTGGCTCATGCATTGGCATAATATTAGGCCTAAGCCGTGACAGACGCGCTCATACCTCGAAATCATGCTCGCTTACTACCCGTAGGTTGGCGACTCGGGGACAGACTCGATTTCGGTTGTCCACACTGTTCAATACGATTTACCAGAAGAGATGCGCGTAATCGCCATGTAAAAGCCAAGCACGGGAAGGATCGGCAGGTTTCAAAAGCGTAGAAAATTCACGGTATGGCTATCTGATCATGGCCTAGACCAATTAGTCATGGAGCGCGTGGCCGAGAACATGTCAAAGTAGACCCCAAGTTCTTACCGTCTCTTATTTTCGATGTAGCGTGTCTGTGCATTTCCGTTAGTTGTGATTCAACGTCATGCACGAAGCTCGGGCCGTAAACTGTTACTAATTTTACGGTACCAAACCTTTCCTATAGCTTTGAGCTGTTTTAACGGCTATACCTTCTTGATTTGCGATCAAGTTTACTGGTTTACTTGCTCGATTCTGCAAAGCTAGGGGTAGAACAAGTCCAATTTGAAGGCTGATGGGGAAAGCTTACATCAGCACGAGCTCACGTGGCCATGATTTACAAATGCTTATTGCAGAAACATGAATTCGACCCTCACCAGATTTCGTGTCCAAACAGCCTCTCCACTTGAGCCTCTGAAAGCTTGGCACGTCATATCACCTGGGACTGATATTAGATATGTCGAAGACTTGACGAAGGACGTCGTTCGGGTACTTGGTTTGACCGAGGCGAACGACGAAATTGTGCTCGAACTGGATGGGTTTGCTCTTTTACCCTCTAGTCCAGCAGGAGTCGTGAGAGATGGTGACATTGTTACGTGAGTGTGGTGTTCTTTAACAACGCTAACAAATAATGATCCATTTATTCCTGCAGAGTACGGTATAAACCTCGAACAGACAAACGAAAGGCAACCCAAGGTGGGTTGCACGAGGGTAGCTATTCTAGCCCAAACGTCAGATAGCTTATGATTGACTTCGGGCTATAGACCAACCAAAtaaaaaacaaaaaaccCAATCACCAGTGCCCGCTCCTTCCGCACCGCTTTTATCCACAAGCGTCGCGAACCGACCACAGGTATCAACTAAACCCCGTGTCCCACGCCCTACTTTCCCCACAAAAACCCCTGCAGGACCATCGAAAGCCGGGCCATCATCTTCTGAAGATGCCACGAGCTCAAGCTCGGATTCGACCTCTGACGATTCCGACTCTAGCGCTGACTCTAGCTCAGAGTCAACCAGTGACTCGGGTTCTGGTTCTGACTCTGATTCTGATTCTGGCTCTGATTCCAGTCCTAAACCTCAGCCGATACCTCGCCAGCCATTGGTATCTCGTCAGTCTTTGGTTCCGTAAGTAGCTTTGCACCGAGATTACATTTTTACTCAATGCCTTTGCAGCACCCAGCACGTTGCCCCTTCTTCATATACTCGTGCCACCCCATCTCAGCCACCTGTGCCGCCTGGAGAGGGAAAGACGACCACGAAGAGCCGCAACGCGCGTCGCAGGGCATTGCGCAAACATCAGGCTGCCGGTACTGCCTTTTCTCCACGAACAACCCCTGCGCTAACTTCTACAACGGCCACGTTCACACCTGCGCCTGCCGGGGACTCTATAACGGCCACCAAAACTCAAGTCAATGCACCCATTGCACCCGCCAAACATGCAAATAAGAACAAGCGAAAAGGGTTTGATAGAGATATGGCCGAATCCGTGGCAACGAGAATCATCTATGGGACGCCTGCACCTTCAGCATCTGTCGAACGACCTGCTCCTGTCGATACCCCTGCCGAATCGACTGTGCAAACCAAGTCGCGATACACTCACTATCACGTTGTTCCTCCGTCCGAGCGAAAAGATCTCCCTGCGAATGTGATTGTGACGAGTGTGGATGTGGAAGCGGTTGATGGACTGGAAGGGGTAGGAGAATGGTTTGACGGGGGAAATCGTATCGCAGAAGAGGAATCTACTCCTGTCAATGATGGCCCCCAACCCGGCCTCGCTATAGACTGGGACCTGGTTGATTCCGAGTGGGAGAGGCAGTGGGACTCCTATCCCACTGTTGGAGCCGATCTGTGGAGTAACCTCAAAGCTGGGATTTTACTCGGCTACAAGGTAAGTGTCCGTATACTATTTTATTTCCAGGTCTAAGCTTCATCTTGGTCCATAATGACAGAGTCTCACGATCGACCCGTCTACTTGTACGCCATGTACGAAAATCCAACTAGTCCGTGTTGTTTCTGGTCCTTCGTCTGATACTGGAGACGCGGAATGCTTCTTCGTTGAACGACCAGGGGCTGCGGCTATTGGGTTTGGATATGGAGGCAAATTTGCGAACTCGTTTGAACCAGAAGATGATGCCGAAGGCGAGGAAGCCGGAGAATCTAGGACGGTTACGTTTGGAGATGTCGGGGGGTGGAAACTAATTGGTTGACTGAGCGGCCTCGCGAATGTAACGTAATGAGCTTGCCTTGTTGGGAATTAAAAGTATTCTTGCGCAGTATTTGAACCCGCAAGATACTGCCGAGGCCCGTCTTCTTGCCCTGATTGTCAGGAACTGAGCGCCCAGCGCTCATTATCCAGGCACCGGGGCTCGACTTTCATACGGAAGACCAGTTACCGGCCGGTAACTGCCTAAGGTTTACGTGCACCACTCGAAGAATGCTTGCCTACACCGCATGCCTTTGGGTATATATACGAGCTTACTACGCTTGTTAACACacactcatctccttcctcgCCATGCGTACTATTCTCCTGACTATTGGCCTGGCGTCTTTAACTCGTTCTGCACAGGCCTGGGGACTATTTGGTTCGTTTCATTCAGCGATCATGGGATTTGCTTATAGATCAGTGTCACAGGCCACCAAATCACCGCCACGATTGCCCAGATCTATCTCTTACCTTCGGCACGTGAAGCTGTTTGTAAGATTCTTCCTCCAACCTACAAATGTAATCTGGCTGGTGTCGCGTCGTGGCAGGATGAGATCAAACAAGATAGTGCATACCAGTGAGTGCTAGCCCCCGTGACAACTGGCTCGTTCACTCAGTCACTCTCATGTTAGCGAGTACTCGAAGCTCCACTTTGTCAACGCCGAAGGCGATAAACCACCAACGATGTGTGTATTTGGCGAAAAAGGCTGGATGGAGGAACGCAACATTCTGGAGGGGATTATAGATGGAGCAAGGCATGTCGCCAATGCTGACACGTGAGCGAGACATCCCCCATCCCGATCACTTTTAAAGATCTGTGCTAGTTCGCCCATCCACCGTGACCATGCTCTTCGGTTTTTGGTGCACTTTCTCGGAGACATCCATCAGCCATTTCATCTCACTGGTGAAGCCTTGGGTGCAAATCAAAGTTCGTACCATTCACTACGCTGAGGCTTTCAAAGGACTGAAGGATATACTTAGTCAAAGTGAAATGGAACAAGAGAGACACCAGTAAGCCTGGTTACGGTTTGCAGTACTTCAAACTCTGACTGGTTCGCTAGATCTGCACACCGTTTGGGATGATCATTTTATTGACCATCAAGTACTTTTCGTCGATGCTGTTGAGTACACCAACATACTCCCGACTGCTCATTCGGCAAACATCTCGGAACACGAAGCGTCTCGGAACCAGAGGATAGAGTCTGTTCTGACAGGACTGAACTACGACCCTTATATTCGCTATATCCTCAACGGCGTTTACAACCATTGGGCTGCTGAGAGGGAGAAGTGGATCGTATGCCCTGAACCAAGCTTGAATGATACGCGCATACACATGAGCGTCCAATCCGTCTTGCAAGCAGACATTTCTCACGTTGATGACTTTGTcatcccttccaccttgtGCCCGTTGCATTGGGCGGAGGAAACACACCCCTTACTATGTACATCCGTCTGGCCAACCAAAAGCGAATTGGTAAGCTTTAGGGCTCTTATGGCCTTCTTGGGCTCGCTAATGAGGAACAGGGAAAGCTATCCGATGAATACGCCACTCGCATTCGCAAAGAGTTAATAGTCGAGAAACAACTTGCGATGGGTGGGCTGAGGTTGGCAAGTGTACTTAACAGCTTGCTTGGATCCGCCGATGAGATAAAGGAGCATGGCATTGTTCCATTCTTCAAGTGACTTGTTTGGCTTCTTAGAACGCAAAAGATGCTGGATGGATAGCTGGTGTGATATGATTCAGATTATGTATGAGTAGGAAATGCTTGTGACCAAAAGAGAATGTAGATAATCTATTGAATACACTCCCCAATTGTCCCGCATCAGCATTAAGCTGGTGACAGATTATATGCCTTGACTCTTAAGCTTTTTTGGGACCTGCTGAGGCACAACTAGGATGGCTTGTCAAAGTCAATGATGTTGTTGAACGAGATCTTGACTCGCGAACATTACCGCGAGTGCTTCACATATGTTCATGTCTGCGAAAGTTTATCATTGCAAATGTTCCCGCTTCCTCACGTATTCGAATTAATGTGCTTGCAGCgatatgtatataaaccaatTCGGAACGCATTCGAGCATATTAGTGGTCTCAGCGCAGTAATCTTATTCAAACTTGACAACCGCTTCCTACACGCCATGAACAACATATTCGGGATATTATGTTACTTACCTTCGTAAACTTTGAGTTTGGCTCAGTATAGCTTCTACCATTTTCCCAATATCAATACGTAAACTTTCATACATACGCTTGAAACTTAAGTGACAATAATGGAAGAATTTAGGCCCTGAAGTTTGCACAAGCGCCGATCATGAGCCCTTGACCTGACCAACCTCAAGCGCTTAAGCTCTTGTCCAGCTCGACGACCATCTTTACCTCAGATTCTTCGTCTCAGAATATGGAACACTTTCGTGTGTACGTAGAACGCAAGAAGAAAAAACTCAAAGAGAAATTCATGCCTGCTACCTCGTTAAATGTTTCTATTTCTACACCGTCGATTAGCCTTGGCACCAATACCTTGTACACTGAAACAGCAACCTCTCGGCTCCATTCTACTGCTCATGAAAATACAGTACTTGGTGGCAGCTCTTCACAAATATCGGACACAAATCAATCTGCACCCGAAATCGGTCCACTCCATGACATTCACTCAGCCACCGAGGCGGCAGCTTCCAGATCGTTACCGGCTTCCGGCCCTAAGTCTTTGGCGTTAACAACGCTGAGTACCGCGCTAAAGACATTGCAAAGCGGTGCGGAGGTGTTTCCTCCTCTACGGGCAGCAATTGGAGGTCTAGTAGCATGTACCGAGCGCATAGAGGTCAGCGATAGGCATGTTTCATGCCTCTCCTTTGCCCATATTAACATCGACTCTTATCTAGCTCAGTTCAAAGCATCGTAATGAATTTGAGGATCTAGCAAGTAGTCTGACATCACTGAGCATTTCTCTCCACCGTCATCTCAAAGAGTCCAGATCAAATCAAGTATCCGAGTTCCTTGAGCAAATGGCAGCGTAAGTCATGCATAATTAACTGAGTTCAGAAAGCTCACAACATGTCAAGTTCTGTCGAAGAACAGGTAAAAATTGTTAGCAGTAGGCAGGACCGTGAAGCAGGAGGATACTTTAGGCAGGCagaagaagacgaagatgagATTCTTAGAGGATACAAGCGCATAGCTGAGATCCTTGCGCAGCTACAGGTAAGTAATAGCTACCTAATCTCGGGAACAGCTCTGATGGAAGACGCAGGCCGAGGCGAACCTGAAAATGTGGAACGCGGTCGAAGGGCAGCTTGCGGTGAGCTCAAAAAGTGGCTTATAAAGCTGAAAATTGACGGTTGGCGCGATCAGGACTCTCGTATCGATGCTTTGTCACCTGTTGACTCTGCTATATATAACTCTCTTCTGTCACATGAGGTTAATCGCCGAGCATGCACCAAAGAGACTCGCGTGCAGATCCTGCTCGAGCTAGAGAAATGGTCACTCGACCCGTCCCAGCCCAATATCTTTTGGATGAACGGAATGGCAGGAACAGGGAAAACAACAATTGCGTACACCTTTGCTGAGTCCCTCAAGACGCGCGGCGCACTCGGCGGGAGCTTCTTTTGCACGCGTACATCAGACGAATGCCGCGACGTGGGAAGGATCGTGCCGACTATTTCCCATCAACTTTCGCAATACTCACCTTCGTTTCGATCGGCCCTGTTGCAAGTTTTGGAACGAGAACCCAAGATCAGATCGCAGTCGATCGACAGTCAGTGCGAGCGACTGATCAAAGAGCCGCTTCAGAAGGCAAAAAACCAAATGACAAAAGGACTAGTAGTTGTGATCGACGCACTTGATGAATGCAGCAACACAAATGGGGTCGGAACAATTCTCTCCGCACTATTCAGAGTCGCACCCAATTTGCCAATAaggttcttcatcaccaGTCGACCCGAGCCGGACATCCGCCTAAGGGTAGACGCTCAATCTCAACAGAGTCGGTCGATATGCATACTACATGACATGGAGAAGTCCTTGGTTCAAGCAGACATCCACCTATACCTTTGTGAGGAGCTTGCGAACAGCGTCTCAGAGCATGATCTCAGTCAGCTGGCCAAACTTTCCGGCACTCTATTCATTTATGCGGCCACGGTAATTCGGTACATTCGAAGAAAAGGGAATATGGTCGACCAAGATCGGCTTGAAACCGTTCTCAATTCGTCTTCAAACGCGGGCTACCAACACACCGACATTGACCGCTTGTATACTACTATTCTAGATGCTGCAATCGATGATCCAGAGCATGAACCAAAAGAACAACAACAGATGCGACTCATACTTTGGACGGCCGTCTGCACGCGCGAGCCCGTCACCATCGATACACTCGCAGCCCTCGCCGGGATCAAACCAGCAAAGGCGACCATACTGCTCCAGTCGCTATACTCCGTGCTGCACGTATCGCAGGTCACCAACATGGTCTCCACCCTCCATGCATCCTTCCCCGACTACATCTTTGACGAAGCGCGGTCCAAAAGGTTCTACTGCGACGAAACGACGCATAGTCAGCTGCTGTCCAAGCACTGCTTTGACATCATGCACGACCAGCTGCGGTTCAACATCTGCGGTCTAGAGACATCGTTCATAGCCGATAGCGAAGTGAAGGACCTGAAAGCTCGAATCGATAGGTCGATCTCGCCAACGCTGTCGTACGCTGCGCACCACTGGGGACATCATGTAGCGAAAAGCACGCACTGCGGGGAGACGCAGACGAAGCTAGAAGAATTTTTCTCAAATCAgctgctgttctggatggaggtgctgAGTCTAAAAGGGACCCTGGATATGGGCATAGCTATGCTGTCACTGGTTAAGCCATGGCTGACGGTAAGTTGGTTTGATAGGGCGGTAGCGGAAATAGCCTGATAACGTGTGATAGGCCAAAAAATCGCCATCAAACCTTATCAAGACACTCGACGACTCATGGATCTTTGTGTCCACGTTTGCTGCGGGATCGGGCTCGCAGTCGacaccgcatatatacatctcaGCACTCGCATTTTGCCATCCGTCCAGTTGGGTCTCGCAGCAATACAAAGGTCGTACCCGGCAGTTGCTATCACTGGCAGGCTCGGCAGTAGAGGGGAGTCCAACGGCGCTTCTTGCAACGTGGAGGATGCAGTCGAAACCCGCCTGCGTAGCATTCTCATCTGGTGGGACTCAATTGGCAATTGGATTCAATGATGGCGCGGTTTGCGTGGTTCATGCTCACAATGGAGCAGTTGCACTTGGACCCCTCAAGGGGCACACGGCGGGGGTGAACTCTGTAGCACTCTCACCTGACGGATCAATGCTTGCCTCTGGCTCCGACGACGGCACCATCCTTGTCCGGGACGCGCAGACGGGCAATCCAatatatgacgtcatcaaggGACATGAAGAAGGGGTGATGTCAGTGTGCTTCTCAC
Encoded proteins:
- a CDS encoding S1/P1 nuclease, translated to MRTILLTIGLASLTRSAQAWGLFGHQITATIAQIYLLPSAREAVCKILPPTYKCNLAGVASWQDEIKQDSAYHEYSKLHFVNAEGDKPPTMCVFGEKGWMEERNILEGIIDGARHVANADTSPIHRDHALRFLVHFLGDIHQPFHLTGEALGANQIKVKWNKRDTNLHTVWDDHFIDHQVLFVDAVEYTNILPTAHSANISEHEASRNQRIESVLTGLNYDPYIRYILNGVYNHWAAEREKWIVCPEPSLNDTRIHMSVQSVLQADISHVDDFVIPSTLCPLHWAEETHPLLCTSVWPTKSELGKLSDEYATRIRKELIVEKQLAMGGLRLASVLNSLLGSADEIKEHGIVPFFK
- a CDS encoding WD repeat-containing protein — its product is MNSTLTRFRVQTASPLEPLKAWHVISPGTDIRYVEDLTKDVVRVLGLTEANDEIVLELDGFALLPSSPAGVVRDGDIVTVRYKPRTDKRKATQDQPNKKQKTQSPVPAPSAPLLSTSVANRPQVSTKPRVPRPTFPTKTPAGPSKAGPSSSEDATSSSSDSTSDDSDSSADSSSESTSDSGSGSDSDSDSGSDSSPKPQPIPRQPLVSRQSLVPTQHVAPSSYTRATPSQPPVPPGEGKTTTKSRNARRRALRKHQAAGTAFSPRTTPALTSTTATFTPAPAGDSITATKTQVNAPIAPAKHANKNKRKGFDRDMAESVATRIIYGTPAPSASVERPAPVDTPAESTVQTKSRYTHYHVVPPSERKDLPANVIVTSVDVEAVDGLEGVGEWFDGGNRIAEEESTPVNDGPQPGLAIDWDLVDSEWERQWDSYPTVGADLWSNLKAGILLGYKSLTIDPSTCTPCTKIQLVRVVSGPSSDTGDAECFFVERPGAAAIGFGYGGKFANSFEPEDDAEGEEAGESRTVTFGDVGGWKLIG
- a CDS encoding peptidase C14, translated to MEHFRVYVERKKKKLKEKFMPATSLNVSISTPSISLGTNTLYTETATSRLHSTAHENTVLGGSSSQISDTNQSAPEIGPLHDIHSATEAAASRSLPASGPKSLALTTLSTALKTLQSGAEVFPPLRAAIGGLVACTERIELSSKHRNEFEDLASSLTSLSISLHRHLKESRSNQVSEFLEQMAASVEEQVKIVSSRQDREAGGYFRQAEEDEDEILRGYKRIAEILAQLQAEANLKMWNAVEGQLADSRIDALSPVDSAIYNSLLSHEVNRRACTKETRVQILLELEKWSLDPSQPNIFWMNGMAGTGKTTIAYTFAESLKTRGALGGSFFCTRTSDECRDVGRIVPTISHQLSQYSPSFRSALLQVLEREPKIRSQSIDSQCERLIKEPLQKAKNQMTKGLVVVIDALDECSNTNGVGTILSALFRVAPNLPIRFFITSRPEPDIRLRVDAQSQQSRSICILHDMEKSLVQADIHLYLCEELANSVSEHDLSQLAKLSGTLFIYAATVIRYIRRKGNMVDQDRLETVLNSSSNAGYQHTDIDRLYTTILDAAIDDPEHEPKEQQQMRLILWTAVCTREPVTIDTLAALAGIKPAKATILLQSLYSVLHVSQVTNMVSTLHASFPDYIFDEARSKRFYCDETTHSQLLSKHCFDIMHDQLRFNICGLETSFIADSEVKDLKARIDRSISPTLSYAAHHWGHHVAKSTHCGETQTKLEEFFSNQLLFWMEVLSLKGTLDMGIAMLSLVKPWLTAKKSPSNLIKTLDDSWIFVSTFAAGSGSQSTPHIYISALAFCHPSSWVSQQYKGRTRQLLSLAGSAVEGSPTALLATWRMQSKPACVAFSSGGTQLAIGFNDGAVCVVHAHNGAVALGPLKGHTAGVNSVALSPDGSMLASGSDDGTILVRDAQTGNPIYDVIKGHEEGVMSVCFSPDGKYILSGSWDKTTRMWDSGNGSLIPNSIKRHPHKVFCTAFSPDGKLIACGLWSHERPIVVYDASTSESLPFPFDAHQSPVWSIAFLPNGNNLVTGHESGDLRVWSLHNGTATHSPPKVHNKRITSIGFSPLGDKLVTGSHDRCVYIWDVENGYSNPCLLGTHNGYVYSTAFSPDGTRVASCSGDGVTMWNSLHSTSSHTPKWKAPTNAVYSVSISPDGSRIAAAGLDHAIFMLNAPDGTGTVEPLMADTNWINSVAFLPNGRYLASGHADGAICLWDGTSGKLLSGPLQGPQDRVQSISFSPNGKRIVSASNDKTIRMWDVGDGTLTAIDLVGTHKRAVNCATFSPDGGHIVSGCNNGKIRMWDSHSLSLVFDLFGPQWYKGSINSVTFSPDGQLVASGSNDSTIYVFDSRSGNLVLGPLKGHEAPVRSVVFSPDGSHIVSGLADGSVWVWVVKDGAPACKPLQGHQDWVCSVAYSPDGRYIVSGSDDSTIRVWKAPGGGVISDLSHSAPSALDERQTHCAIAGGLTMSQDGWIRNHDSQLVFWAPSDIRRVFPIIETVYTIGPQGILHMDYTQPLLLGEEWHGCYVGSG